Proteins co-encoded in one Ruegeria pomeroyi DSS-3 genomic window:
- a CDS encoding DUF1127 domain-containing protein, producing the protein MAYTTSTTAPLGAVTVLRVVDFFYSAKEAVASWNDSRRTRKALSVLTDAQLDDIGLSRADIAKI; encoded by the coding sequence ATGGCATATACCACCAGCACCACAGCGCCGCTCGGAGCAGTCACCGTTCTCCGCGTGGTGGATTTCTTCTACTCGGCGAAAGAAGCCGTGGCATCCTGGAACGACTCGCGCCGCACCCGCAAGGCGCTGTCGGTTCTGACCGACGCCCAGCTGGACGACATTGGCCTGAGCCGTGCCGACATCGCCAAGATCTGA
- the hslV gene encoding ATP-dependent protease subunit HslV, protein MADDQFPGWHGTTIIGVKKGGEVVIAGDGQVSLGQTVIKGTARKVRRLSPGGYHVVAGFAGSTADAFTLLERLEAKLEATPGQLARASVELAKDWRTDKYLQKLEAMLIVSDGQDMFVITGAGDVLEPEHDVAAIGSGGNFALAAARAMMDSDKSAEEVARAAMAIAADICVYTNGNLTVEKIAK, encoded by the coding sequence ATGGCAGACGATCAATTCCCGGGCTGGCACGGCACCACGATCATCGGCGTCAAGAAGGGCGGCGAGGTTGTCATCGCGGGCGACGGTCAGGTCAGCCTGGGCCAGACCGTGATCAAGGGCACCGCCCGCAAGGTACGCCGCCTGTCGCCGGGCGGCTATCACGTGGTCGCGGGCTTTGCCGGATCGACCGCCGACGCCTTTACCCTGCTCGAACGGCTGGAAGCCAAGCTGGAGGCAACGCCCGGCCAACTGGCGCGCGCCTCGGTCGAGCTGGCCAAGGACTGGCGCACCGACAAGTATCTGCAAAAGCTCGAGGCGATGCTGATCGTCAGCGACGGTCAGGACATGTTCGTGATCACCGGCGCGGGCGACGTGCTGGAGCCAGAACATGACGTGGCCGCCATCGGCTCGGGCGGGAATTTCGCGCTGGCCGCCGCGCGGGCGATGATGGACAGCGACAAGAGCGCCGAGGAAGTGGCCCGTGCCGCCATGGCGATCGCCGCCGACATCTGCGTCTATACCAACGGCAACCTGACCGTCGAGAAGATCGCGAAATAA